The Aeromicrobium yanjiei genome includes a region encoding these proteins:
- a CDS encoding AAA family ATPase, with protein MRTMPFDSIADVKTKLAAAGYLASDAIATTVFLASELGKPLLVEGPAGVGKTALSSAVADACGAELIRLQCYEGVDEARALYEWNHAKQLLRITAGQGESWDEARNDIFSEEFLLPRPLLTAIRSESPTVLLIDETDKADVEIEGLLLEVLGEFQVTVPELGTITAKHRPFVVLTSNATRELSEALRRRCLFLHVDFPDAQLEQDIVRLKVPELDTALGESLVRVINALRVMPLRKAPSVSETIDWARTLVALGADVLDDEVVKESLGVILKHQDDLQKARTRLDLDAVLSTP; from the coding sequence ATGCGCACCATGCCGTTCGACTCGATTGCCGACGTCAAGACCAAGCTGGCCGCCGCCGGCTACCTGGCGTCGGACGCGATCGCGACCACCGTGTTCCTCGCGAGCGAGCTCGGCAAGCCCCTGCTCGTCGAAGGTCCGGCGGGCGTCGGCAAGACGGCCCTGTCCAGCGCGGTCGCGGACGCGTGCGGGGCCGAGCTCATCCGGTTGCAGTGCTACGAGGGCGTGGACGAGGCCCGCGCGCTGTACGAGTGGAACCACGCCAAGCAGCTGCTGCGCATCACCGCGGGCCAGGGCGAGTCGTGGGACGAGGCGCGCAACGACATCTTCTCGGAGGAGTTCCTGCTCCCCCGCCCCCTGCTGACCGCGATCCGCAGCGAGAGCCCCACCGTGCTGCTCATCGACGAGACGGACAAGGCCGACGTGGAGATCGAGGGCCTCCTGCTGGAGGTGCTGGGCGAGTTCCAGGTCACGGTGCCCGAGCTCGGGACGATCACCGCGAAGCACCGCCCGTTCGTGGTCCTGACCTCCAACGCGACGCGCGAGCTGTCCGAGGCGCTGCGCCGGCGCTGCCTCTTCCTGCACGTCGACTTCCCCGACGCACAGCTCGAGCAGGACATCGTCCGGCTCAAGGTGCCCGAGCTCGACACCGCCCTGGGCGAGTCGCTCGTCCGCGTCATCAACGCACTGCGGGTCATGCCGCTGCGCAAGGCGCCGTCGGTGTCGGAGACGATCGACTGGGCCCGTACGCTCGTCGCGCTCGGCGCCGACGTCCTGGACGACGAGGTGGTCAAGGAGAGCCTGGGCGTGATCCTCAAGCACCAGGATGATCTGCAGAAGGCGCGCACGCGTCTTGACCTGGACGCGGTCCTGAGCACGCCATGA
- a CDS encoding SRPBCC family protein, whose protein sequence is MALIEIVREVRLPPAEAFARLTTWERHGDHVPLTRITRTPDGFDAFTGVGRIGFHDPMDVVQWREPSFCRLEKRGRVVTGWAELSVDPIDGGSRVTWREDIHVTGMPRLMDGVTRASSRRLFSRVIDGLLA, encoded by the coding sequence GTGGCCCTGATCGAGATCGTCCGTGAGGTACGTCTCCCACCTGCCGAGGCGTTCGCGCGGCTCACCACGTGGGAGCGGCACGGCGACCACGTCCCGCTCACGCGCATCACGCGCACCCCGGACGGCTTCGACGCGTTCACCGGTGTCGGGCGCATCGGCTTCCACGACCCGATGGACGTCGTCCAGTGGCGCGAGCCGTCGTTCTGCCGCCTGGAGAAGCGCGGCCGGGTGGTGACCGGCTGGGCCGAGCTCAGCGTGGACCCGATCGACGGCGGGAGCAGGGTCACGTGGCGCGAGGACATCCACGTCACGGGCATGCCGCGGCTCATGGACGGCGTCACCCGGGCGTCCAGCCGCCGGCTGTTCTCCCGCGTCATCGACGGTTTGCTGGCCTGA
- a CDS encoding M20/M25/M40 family metallo-hydrolase, producing MGYSPETEALEICRDLIRIDTSNYGDASGPGERKAAEHVAGLLAEVGIESQILESESGRASVVARWGDQDSSRAGLLIHGHLDVVPAQAADWSVDPFAGEVVDGYLYGRGAVDMKDFDGMLLSVVRARQRAGVLPNRPVTLVFTADEEAGGVLGAHWLVEHHPELFEGCTEAIGEVGGFSTEVGGQRLYLIETGEKGISWMRLRARGTAGHGSMGNDDNAITHLARGLLALGEHEWPAAEGPSMRILLDKVRELTGADGTVDELLAHFGPGIRMIGAGLRNTTNATMLQAGYKHNVIPGEAVAYVDGRFLPGDGETFPATVQQIVGDRVQVEPFISQPALEYAFEGDLVDAMTVALHSQDPDAHVAPFLMSGGTDAKAWHKLGITSYGFVPLRLPADLDFTALFHGVDERVPVDSLEFGAKVFDEFLNLA from the coding sequence ATGGGCTACTCACCGGAGACCGAAGCACTCGAGATCTGCCGCGACCTGATCCGGATCGACACCAGCAACTACGGTGACGCGTCCGGGCCGGGGGAGCGCAAGGCCGCCGAGCACGTCGCAGGGCTGCTCGCCGAGGTGGGCATCGAGTCGCAGATCCTGGAGTCCGAGTCGGGACGCGCGAGCGTCGTGGCCCGCTGGGGTGACCAGGACTCGAGCCGTGCTGGTCTGCTGATCCACGGCCACCTCGACGTCGTGCCCGCACAGGCCGCGGACTGGAGCGTCGACCCGTTCGCCGGTGAGGTCGTCGACGGCTATCTCTACGGCCGCGGCGCGGTCGACATGAAGGACTTCGACGGCATGCTGCTGTCGGTGGTCCGCGCCCGTCAGCGCGCGGGCGTCCTGCCCAACCGCCCGGTCACGCTGGTCTTCACCGCCGACGAGGAGGCCGGCGGCGTCCTCGGCGCGCACTGGCTCGTCGAGCACCACCCGGAGCTGTTCGAGGGGTGCACCGAGGCGATCGGCGAGGTGGGTGGCTTCTCGACCGAGGTCGGCGGACAGCGGCTCTATCTCATCGAGACCGGCGAGAAGGGCATCTCGTGGATGCGGCTGCGCGCCCGGGGCACCGCCGGGCACGGGTCGATGGGCAATGACGACAACGCGATCACGCACCTGGCCCGCGGCCTGCTGGCGCTGGGGGAGCACGAGTGGCCCGCCGCGGAGGGCCCGTCGATGCGCATCCTGCTCGACAAGGTCCGCGAGCTCACCGGCGCGGACGGCACGGTCGACGAGCTGCTCGCCCACTTCGGTCCCGGCATTCGCATGATCGGCGCGGGACTGCGCAACACGACCAACGCGACGATGCTGCAGGCCGGCTACAAGCACAACGTGATCCCGGGCGAGGCCGTCGCGTACGTCGACGGCCGGTTCCTGCCCGGCGACGGCGAGACGTTCCCGGCGACGGTCCAGCAGATCGTCGGCGACCGCGTCCAGGTGGAGCCGTTCATCAGCCAGCCCGCGCTGGAGTACGCCTTCGAGGGCGACCTGGTCGATGCGATGACCGTCGCCCTGCACTCGCAGGACCCGGATGCGCACGTCGCGCCGTTCCTGATGTCCGGGGGCACCGACGCCAAGGCCTGGCACAAGCTCGGCATCACGTCGTACGGCTTCGTGCCGCTGCGCCTGCCGGCCGACCTCGACTTCACCGCGCTGTTCCACGGCGTCGACGAGCGCGTCCCGGTCGACTCCCTCGAGTTCGGCGCCAAGGTCTTCGACGAGTTCCTCAACCTCGCCTGA
- a CDS encoding DUF5703 family protein has protein sequence MKGQSMVEYEFWNLTIDRAKSRSAVCRMLTDAAEYQGWELDRLRKDGSGQRTVTLRRKIIRMRSTL, from the coding sequence GTGAAAGGACAGTCGATGGTCGAGTACGAGTTCTGGAACCTCACGATCGACCGGGCCAAGTCGCGGTCCGCGGTGTGCCGCATGCTCACCGACGCAGCCGAGTACCAGGGCTGGGAGCTGGACCGTCTGCGCAAGGACGGCTCCGGCCAGCGCACCGTGACCCTGCGCCGCAAGATCATCCGCATGCGCAGCACCCTCTGA
- a CDS encoding aldo/keto reductase codes for MQYRRVGRSGLTVSRLALGTMNFGGTVDSYEAQDQLTTFLDAGGTLVDTAPIYGDGACEELLGTLISKNGVRDRLVLAGKAGFVRRGGQTVRDGSRGNLLDQLDLSLRQLGTDHLDLWQIHTPDPDVPMEETLGALEHAVRTGRVRYVGISNYTGWQTAIAQTWLAGRADTIPLVSTQVEYSLVNRDPEDEVVPAAAHLGMGLLAWSPLGRGVLSGKYRAGIPGDSRAATPGWDAFVGEYLTPGKAGVVEALARASEGLGVTIAHVALAWLLERPQVSAAIVGARTTSQLQENLAAEDVELPAEIHQALDDVSEAAG; via the coding sequence ATGCAGTATCGCCGCGTCGGTCGTTCCGGGCTGACCGTGTCCCGCCTCGCGCTCGGCACCATGAACTTCGGTGGGACGGTCGACTCGTACGAGGCGCAGGACCAGCTCACCACCTTCCTCGACGCCGGCGGCACTCTCGTCGACACCGCGCCCATCTACGGCGACGGCGCGTGCGAGGAGCTGCTCGGCACGCTGATCTCCAAGAACGGCGTGCGCGATCGCCTCGTGCTCGCGGGCAAGGCCGGCTTCGTCCGGCGGGGCGGTCAGACGGTCCGGGACGGGTCGCGGGGCAATCTGCTCGACCAGCTCGACCTGTCACTGCGCCAGCTCGGCACCGACCACCTCGACCTGTGGCAGATCCACACGCCCGATCCCGACGTGCCGATGGAGGAGACGCTCGGCGCCCTCGAGCACGCGGTGCGCACCGGGCGGGTCCGCTACGTCGGCATCTCCAACTACACGGGGTGGCAGACCGCGATCGCCCAGACCTGGCTCGCGGGTCGCGCCGACACGATCCCGCTGGTGAGCACCCAGGTCGAGTACTCGCTGGTCAACCGCGACCCCGAGGACGAGGTCGTGCCCGCCGCGGCCCACCTCGGCATGGGGCTGCTGGCCTGGTCGCCCTTGGGCCGTGGGGTCCTGTCCGGCAAGTACCGCGCAGGCATCCCCGGCGACTCGCGCGCCGCGACCCCCGGCTGGGACGCGTTCGTGGGCGAGTACCTGACTCCTGGCAAGGCCGGGGTCGTCGAGGCCCTCGCCCGTGCGTCCGAAGGTCTCGGTGTCACGATCGCGCACGTCGCCCTCGCCTGGCTGCTGGAGCGTCCGCAGGTCTCCGCGGCGATCGTCGGGGCCCGCACGACCTCGCAGCTGCAGGAGAACCTGGCCGCGGAGGACGTCGAGCTGCCCGCCGAGATCCACCAGGCACTGGACGACGTCTCGGAGGCTGCAGGGTGA
- a CDS encoding undecaprenyl-diphosphate phosphatase: protein MDFLQAVVLGVIQGLTEFLPISSSAHLAIFPKFFGWDDPGAAYTAVIQIGTELAVLLYFWRDIWTIGSGWVRGVFSREARQAPEWRMGWFVIIGSLPIVVLGLLLQDAIDREFRNLWVIGTTLIVLGIVLGIAERVGRKSSPIEDLTMKHAILLGLAQAGALVPGVSRSGATISMGLFLGYERAAATRYAFLLAIPAVVGAGIYKLKDIGGDNAYGVGPTIVGTVVSFVVGLAVIHWLLRYVSTHSYTPFVVYRIGLGALVLVLVGTGVIAAGTTVG from the coding sequence GTGGATTTCCTACAAGCCGTCGTCCTGGGCGTGATCCAGGGGCTGACCGAGTTCCTCCCGATCTCCAGCAGTGCGCACCTCGCGATCTTCCCCAAGTTCTTCGGCTGGGACGATCCCGGCGCGGCGTACACGGCGGTGATCCAGATCGGCACCGAGCTCGCGGTGCTGCTGTACTTCTGGCGGGACATCTGGACCATCGGCTCGGGCTGGGTACGCGGGGTGTTCTCCCGCGAGGCGCGTCAGGCGCCCGAGTGGCGCATGGGCTGGTTCGTCATCATCGGCTCGTTGCCGATCGTCGTGCTGGGCCTGCTGCTGCAGGACGCGATCGACCGCGAGTTCCGCAATCTCTGGGTCATCGGCACGACCCTGATCGTGCTCGGCATCGTCCTCGGCATCGCCGAGCGGGTGGGCCGCAAGAGCAGCCCGATCGAGGACCTGACGATGAAGCACGCGATCCTGCTCGGCCTCGCGCAGGCCGGAGCGCTCGTCCCGGGCGTCTCCCGCTCGGGCGCGACCATCAGCATGGGCCTGTTCCTCGGCTACGAGCGCGCTGCCGCCACGAGGTACGCCTTCCTGCTCGCGATCCCCGCCGTGGTGGGTGCGGGCATCTACAAGCTCAAGGACATCGGTGGCGACAACGCCTACGGGGTCGGGCCGACGATCGTCGGCACCGTCGTGTCGTTCGTGGTCGGCCTCGCCGTCATCCACTGGCTGCTGCGCTACGTGAGCACCCACTCGTACACGCCGTTCGTGGTCTACCGCATCGGCCTCGGTGCGCTGGTGCTAGTGCTGGTCGGCACCGGCGTGATCGCCGCAGGCACGACAGTCGGCTGA
- a CDS encoding class I SAM-dependent methyltransferase: MSAFDRVTESWGDLKYMDLPRATYLRDLVVKNDLKDLLELGFYKGKSSAYLAGMLEDLGRGHLVTMDRPSARKQQPEINEVLSTVGLSHRVTPIFAHRSFTWELGKMLEQTPRPQFDFCYLDGGHTWDVTGFGFLLVDMMLKPGGIILLDDLDWTIARSPQAKTEAGQRTYAAYSDDEKAAKGVRMTFEHIAEHLGYDVEEVPEFQWGIARKRAPKKGLFGRG; the protein is encoded by the coding sequence ATGTCGGCCTTTGACCGCGTCACCGAGAGCTGGGGCGATCTGAAGTACATGGATCTCCCGCGTGCCACCTACCTGCGCGACCTCGTCGTCAAGAACGACCTGAAGGACCTGCTCGAGCTGGGGTTCTACAAGGGCAAGAGCAGCGCCTACCTCGCCGGGATGCTCGAGGACCTCGGCCGGGGCCACCTGGTCACGATGGACCGCCCCAGCGCGCGCAAGCAGCAGCCCGAGATCAACGAGGTGCTCTCGACGGTCGGCCTCTCGCACCGGGTGACGCCGATCTTCGCGCACCGCTCGTTCACGTGGGAGCTCGGCAAGATGCTCGAGCAGACGCCGCGCCCGCAGTTCGACTTCTGCTATCTCGACGGCGGCCACACGTGGGACGTCACGGGATTCGGCTTCCTGCTCGTGGACATGATGCTCAAGCCCGGCGGCATCATCTTGCTGGACGACCTCGACTGGACGATCGCGCGCTCGCCGCAGGCCAAGACCGAGGCGGGGCAGCGGACGTACGCGGCGTACTCCGACGACGAGAAGGCCGCCAAGGGCGTCCGGATGACGTTCGAGCACATCGCCGAGCACCTGGGCTACGACGTCGAAGAGGTCCCCGAGTTCCAGTGGGGCATCGCCCGCAAGCGGGCCCCGAAGAAGGGGCTGTTCGGACGCGGATGA
- the corA gene encoding magnesium/cobalt transporter CorA encodes MIIDCAVYRDGVRETTPDDSAALDAALAGLGTDDFLWIGIANPTSDELHRIAGPLSLHPLAVEDALEAHQRPKIEKYEDHTFMSIRTVSYSDDDITTHEVNIFLGPNYLLTVRHGGPELHGARKAAESMIEHLSHGPTAALYAVVDSIVDHYEDVATELETDVQEVESSVFSAQRSNDSTRIYRLKRETLEFRRAVMPLREPVHRFATVSAPERARPYFRDISDHLSRAAESIDSIDHLLDNALNAHLAQLSVQQNEDMRKLTAGATIFAVPTAIAGVYGMNFEHMPELSWTYGYPACLAVIGALCLYIYSRFKRSGWL; translated from the coding sequence ATGATCATCGACTGCGCGGTCTACCGCGACGGAGTGCGCGAGACGACCCCGGACGACTCGGCGGCGCTCGACGCGGCGCTCGCAGGTCTGGGCACGGACGACTTCCTCTGGATCGGCATCGCCAACCCCACGTCCGACGAGCTGCACCGGATCGCCGGGCCCTTGTCCCTCCACCCCTTGGCGGTCGAGGACGCGCTGGAGGCCCACCAGCGCCCGAAGATCGAGAAGTACGAGGATCACACTTTCATGTCGATCCGCACGGTGTCCTACAGCGACGACGACATCACGACGCACGAGGTGAACATCTTCCTCGGCCCCAACTACCTGCTGACCGTGCGGCACGGCGGTCCCGAGCTGCACGGCGCCCGCAAGGCCGCCGAGTCGATGATCGAGCACCTCTCCCACGGCCCCACCGCGGCGCTGTACGCGGTGGTCGACTCGATCGTGGACCACTACGAGGACGTGGCCACCGAGCTGGAGACCGACGTCCAGGAGGTCGAGAGCTCGGTGTTCTCCGCGCAGCGGTCCAACGACTCGACGCGCATCTACCGGCTCAAGCGCGAGACGCTGGAGTTCCGGCGGGCGGTCATGCCGCTGCGCGAGCCCGTCCACCGGTTCGCCACGGTGTCGGCCCCCGAGCGCGCCCGACCGTACTTCCGGGACATCTCGGACCACCTGTCCCGGGCGGCGGAGTCGATCGACTCGATCGACCACCTGCTCGACAACGCGCTCAACGCGCACCTGGCCCAGCTGAGCGTCCAGCAGAACGAGGACATGCGCAAGCTCACCGCGGGCGCCACGATCTTCGCGGTGCCGACCGCGATCGCGGGCGTCTACGGGATGAACTTCGAGCACATGCCCGAGCTCAGCTGGACGTACGGCTATCCGGCCTGCCTGGCCGTGATCGGGGCCCTGTGCCTGTACATCTACAGCCGCTTCAAGCGCTCCGGGTGGCTCTGA
- the mshC gene encoding cysteine--1-D-myo-inosityl 2-amino-2-deoxy-alpha-D-glucopyranoside ligase produces MRSWSIPEVPSLADLGLGAGPAVQVHDTSSGHVQALDPDGRARLYVCGITPYDATHMGHAATYLAFDLLQRAWRDRGLDVTYTQNITDVDDPLLERAKATGVDWVELAEREIQLFREDMTALRIIPPQHYIGAVESIDLVVDLIDRLRAAGAVYQVDDDLYFDVHADPGFGLVSGFDEEEMLTIFPQRGGDPDRPGKKHPLDCLLWQAERPDDPSWETRLGKGRPGWHIECAAIALHHLDPAFDVQGGGSDLVFPHHEMSASEATVATGEPFAKAYVHAGMVGYEGEKMSKSKGNLVLVSRLRADGHDPMAIRLSLLAHHYRSDWEWFGTEIEEAEARLARWRDAVARTVAPSGEAVLAAIRAAMADDLDAPAAIAAVDAWAADDSAEDPQAGRTVRAAIDALLGVAL; encoded by the coding sequence ATGCGCAGCTGGTCGATTCCCGAGGTCCCTTCTCTTGCGGATCTCGGGCTCGGTGCCGGTCCGGCCGTCCAGGTCCACGACACGTCCTCGGGGCACGTGCAGGCCCTCGATCCCGACGGACGCGCGCGACTGTACGTCTGCGGGATCACTCCCTACGACGCGACCCACATGGGCCATGCCGCGACCTACCTCGCGTTCGACCTCCTGCAGCGCGCCTGGCGCGACCGGGGCCTGGACGTGACCTACACGCAGAACATCACCGACGTCGACGACCCGCTGCTGGAACGCGCCAAGGCCACCGGCGTCGACTGGGTCGAGCTGGCCGAGCGCGAGATCCAGCTGTTCCGCGAGGACATGACGGCGCTGCGGATCATCCCCCCGCAGCACTACATCGGTGCGGTCGAGTCGATCGACCTCGTGGTGGACCTCATCGACCGGCTCCGCGCCGCCGGAGCGGTCTACCAGGTCGACGACGACCTCTACTTCGACGTCCACGCGGACCCGGGCTTCGGCCTGGTCTCGGGCTTCGACGAGGAGGAGATGCTCACGATCTTCCCGCAGCGCGGCGGCGATCCCGACCGACCCGGCAAGAAGCACCCCCTGGACTGCCTGCTGTGGCAGGCCGAGCGCCCGGACGACCCGTCGTGGGAGACGCGTCTCGGCAAGGGACGACCCGGCTGGCACATCGAGTGCGCCGCAATCGCGCTGCACCACCTCGATCCCGCCTTCGACGTGCAGGGCGGCGGATCGGACCTGGTCTTCCCGCACCACGAGATGTCGGCGTCGGAGGCCACCGTCGCGACGGGCGAGCCGTTCGCGAAGGCGTACGTCCACGCCGGCATGGTCGGCTACGAGGGCGAGAAGATGTCCAAGTCCAAGGGCAACCTCGTCCTGGTCTCCCGGCTCCGCGCCGACGGTCACGACCCGATGGCGATCCGGCTGTCGTTGCTGGCCCACCACTACCGCAGCGACTGGGAGTGGTTCGGCACCGAGATCGAGGAGGCCGAGGCACGCCTGGCCCGCTGGCGTGACGCGGTGGCCCGCACGGTCGCACCGTCGGGCGAGGCCGTCCTCGCGGCGATCCGCGCCGCGATGGCGGACGACCTCGACGCGCCGGCCGCGATCGCCGCGGTGGACGCGTGGGCCGCGGACGACTCGGCCGAGGACCCCCAGGCCGGCCGGACGGTGCGCGCCGCGATCGACGCCCTGCTCGGCGTCGCGCTCTAG
- a CDS encoding FHA domain-containing protein: protein MSRDLQLEADLTFDIDVPAGEGHPAAHVHATVTAEGNHVRVHSDDILSLVGQPSRAAVRSMAAQLARLGLVVDVSGPDGLIVSLGAVDPSPAHRLVTRSRHMRLGSWTRAAAAARARLRPSSRATRLRGPGLPPGTPWPPLPAMAPHPYVASTTHDPAGGGHPRLYLCDTSDPLAPWPVGVFELSPDGVTIGSGEGVGLQLAGIDDLQAEIVRTDDDEYVLVARSTRMLSTVGGQQLPEQILRTGARIELGTWRMSYVRDEYADHGRPYGGRIGGELGRQRTQPIPENRRGPSF, encoded by the coding sequence ATGTCCCGGGATCTGCAGCTCGAGGCGGACCTGACGTTCGACATCGACGTCCCCGCGGGTGAAGGACATCCCGCCGCTCACGTGCACGCGACGGTGACCGCCGAGGGCAACCACGTCCGCGTCCACAGCGACGACATCCTCTCGCTCGTGGGCCAGCCCTCGCGCGCAGCCGTCCGGTCCATGGCGGCACAGCTCGCGCGGCTCGGTCTGGTCGTCGACGTCTCGGGCCCCGACGGCCTGATCGTGAGCCTGGGGGCCGTCGACCCCTCCCCCGCACACCGCCTCGTGACGCGCTCGCGGCACATGCGGCTCGGCAGCTGGACGCGTGCCGCAGCAGCCGCGCGGGCCCGGCTGCGTCCGTCGAGCCGGGCAACCAGGCTGCGGGGACCGGGCCTTCCCCCTGGCACCCCCTGGCCACCGCTGCCGGCCATGGCGCCGCACCCCTACGTCGCGTCGACGACCCACGACCCCGCAGGTGGCGGCCATCCGCGCCTCTACCTCTGCGACACGTCCGACCCGCTCGCGCCGTGGCCCGTCGGGGTCTTCGAGCTGTCGCCGGACGGGGTCACGATCGGCAGCGGCGAGGGAGTCGGTCTGCAGCTGGCCGGCATCGACGACCTGCAGGCCGAGATCGTCCGCACCGACGACGACGAGTACGTGCTGGTCGCGCGCAGCACCCGCATGCTCAGCACGGTCGGCGGGCAGCAGCTGCCCGAGCAGATCCTGCGCACGGGTGCCCGGATCGAGCTGGGCACCTGGCGCATGTCCTACGTCCGCGACGAGTACGCCGACCACGGACGTCCGTACGGGGGGCGCATCGGCGGTGAGCTGGGTCGCCAGCGCACCCAGCCGATCCCCGAGAATCGCCGGGGCCCGAGCTTCTAG